The genomic segment CCAACATACGCTGGACACCTTGCTCGCGAACGCGGCGTGGTGATATGTGATCGGTGATCGCCCGGCGCTCGTCGATTACGATTTCCAGTTCGTGCTTTAGCGCCTCGATGCGGCCAGTGTCTCGGTTGCGGCCTCCAAGCGGGCCGTTTCGGCAATAGGCGACGGCAGGGTATTCATGGCTAGGCTCTCCATGTCCAAGGATTGATGACGGCCAAGCCGGCAGCGTCGAAAGGTGATGTGTCGCGTGTGGCTACGGCGAAGCCATGGGTCGCCGCTATGCCGGCGATGTAGCCGTCTGCTGGGGCGATGGCTTTTCCGGTCGAGCGCGCACGGGAGCGCAACGTTGCATAGGCTTCCGAGGCGGGAGCGTCGAATGACAAGATGCGACCAGCAAATAGCGGCAGGACACGCTGTTCAAGACGCTCATGAAGCGTGTCGCGGCGTTTACCCTCGGGCAGCACCGCGATGCCAAAGCGCAGCTCGGCAAGGCTGATTGTCGAGAGGTACAGCGTTTCAATCATCTGTGCATCGATCCACGCCAAGACGTTCATATCGCCAGGCGCTTTCAATGGTTCAGAGAGGACGTTAGTATCAAGCAGGATCATTCAAAGCTCACCGGCTCGGCCGGTGTCCTATCACGCTCGACCTCAAGCTCGACGCCGCCTACTTCGTAGCCAATTTCGGCCAGAAGAGAGCCGAGCTTGATTCGGCTCTCAGGGCGAACGGCACTTTCAAGGATTGCCCGAATTTCGGCCTCTGTGCTGCGGCCATGCGTAGCAGCGCGCACGCGCAAGGCACGGTGCGTCTCGTCAGTTAGATTACGAACAGTGACAGATGCCATTGATTTCACCCTCTTTTTCGCGTTGCAATGATATCATTATACTTTCGATGATATCATTTTGCAAGATGTCCGCAAAACGATCGTTAGCCGGCCAACCCGGACAATGTCCGGCAAAGGTTTGTACGACGGGTTTTCGGACATTAAGATAGACGGACGGAATGACGGACCTGAGGGGGTTCTGTCGCGATAACGAAGTTGCGCGGAAGCGAAGCCAGGGGCGCGTTGGTTTTTACGCGGCCAGTGCATAGAATTGCTCAGCAGGGGACGCACGGCGTCCCTTTGGGGCAAGCATCTGCCCCTTGCGAATCAGGTGCATGGCCTCGATGCCGCCCAGGACAATGCGGGCACCACGGAAATTCTGGAAACCCAGCATCGGTCTGACGCGCCGTTTGATCGCGCGGTGGTCCTGCTCGACAAGGTTGTTCAGGTACTTGTTCTGGCGGATTTCGATGGGCGTCTCGCGCTGGGCGCCCAGCGCCTGCAGCGCGGCGCGGTTCGCCCCGCTTTTGTCAACGGTGACGGTCGTCGGCGTGCCCCGCCCGGCGGTGGCTTTTTCGAAGAACCGGCGCGCGGCGGCGGTATCGCGGCGTCCGCATAGCAGAAAGTCGATGGTGTGGCCCGCCTTGTCCACCGCCCGGTAGAGGTATTTCCACTGGCCTCTGCCCTGAATATAGGTCTCGTCTATGCGCCAGCTCTCACCGACTGGGCGCAGGCGGCGACGTATCGCTTTCTCGAAAACCGGCAGCCACTTGATCACCCAGCGATGGATCGTCGAGTGGTCCACCGCCACGCCTCGCTCGGCCATCATTTCCTCCAGATCTCGCGAGCTCAGCGAATAGGCTACGTACCAGCGCACGCACTGCAACATAACCTCCAACGGGTAGTGCAACCACTTCAGGACCTTGGCGATGCCTGCGGGCAGGGCTTTTTCGGCGGTTTGGCTGCGCGCTTCATCGACTGGATTCCCGGCGCTCGAAACCTTGGAGTCTACCTGACTATCCCTATTGCGACGGAACCGCATCAGGGAGGCGAGCGCGCGCCCGACCCCCTCGGGATCCACGCCGTCAAAGGTCTCCGGGGAAAAGATCGTCAGCGCTGACGCCTGCAGACCCTCATGAGCGGCGGTGACCATTCCTTTACGACGGAAGTCAAGCGTAGCTAGTATGGTGCCAAGCGCCTCGGCGCACCCGCGCGGGACTTGGCCCAGGTACCCAGTGGCTCGGGTCGATCCCGCCGGGGGGAGCTGCGAAAAGTGCATCGGAAAGGCCTCGGACATATAGGAGCAAAACCCCTAGATACCATCGTCAGCCGCGCTGGGCTTGCGGATTCTGGCCAAAATATGGGGAAACGGACGAACGCGTTCGCGGGATCGGTGAAACCGGCATGGCGCTCATGCGCCCATACGGGCAGAAAGCTCCGGATATCCGGCATGCCGTAGCGCCCGCCGCGTAGCACCGCGTCGAACCGTGGCGGCAAGTAATGTAAATACCTATTTGAGAATTACTCTCATTTATGGACGGTGACACGGCCCGACGGCAGGCGGATCAGGCCAGGCAGGCCGACGCCGTGCCCTACACCTGCCCTTCTCTCTCGCCCCGCGCCCGGCGACGAGGGTTGCGCGTGCACACACGACAACGGCGATGCCCCGTGCGATGGGCAAGCGCCATGCGCGTGGAGAGTCTGCAGGATCGCCAGTTTGGCCTATGTCGGACGCGCTAAAAACGTTAAGATTGCCGTCAATTTGCCGGTTGCCGCGTCGTCGATGAGGAAGCGGCGAGTAATCGACCGCTTGCGCGGTGCCGACTGGTTTCCCATATGTCGGCCGCTCTATTCCCTGTCGGAGTCCGAAAGGAACTTGATAAAAGAGCGCGCTCAGGCCTGTTTAGCTACCGCGCGAGCCCCGCGGCGGGCCGGTCACCGCAAGCCGAAGCTGAACGAGCAGCAGGTGCGGGGGATCAGGGCGCGGTTACGCGCGCCGGACCTTCAGGTGGCCGAGGTGGCTCGCCGATATGGCGTGGCCCCCCTTTACAAACACGTTGGCGTGGTCGCGCCGCGCCAATGAGGATGAGATGGCATGCTCCAACAACTAGTGTGCTGTCCCAGAAATAACTTTGCATAAGCGGGCCACTTTCTGAAGTATGGAATCGGCTGTCGCGGTCCATACGAACGGCCGCTTGTGCTGGTTGTACTGATCGATATAGCGCTCGATGTCGGTAATGAGTTGGCGTACGTTTCTGAACGAGCCTCGGCGTATCGCCTGCTGCGTAATCAGACCAAACCAGCGTTCAACCTGATTGAGCCAACTCGAGTAGGTCGGCGTGAAGTGCATGTGGTAGCGCGTATGCTTGGCCAACCACGCTTTGATCTTTGGATGCTTGTGTGTCGCATAGTTGTCGACGATCAAATGCACATCGAGATCAGCCGGAACCGCTTGGTCGATATGTTTGAGGAACGCGAGGAATTCTTGGTGCCGGTGGCGCGGCTTGCATTGCGCGATGACTTCGCCCGTTGCTGCATTGAGCGCCGCGAACAAGGTCGTGGTGCCATGCCGAACGTAGTCATGCGTCACTCCTTCGAGATAGCCCAGCCCCATCGGCAACATCGGCTGCGTACGCTCGAGCGCCTGACATTGGCTCTTTTCGTCGACACACAGCACGAGGGCATTGGTCGGCGGACTCAGGTACAGACCCACAATATCGCGCACCTTCTCGACAAAGTACGGATCAGTAGAAAGCTTGAAGCTCTTCGAACGATGAGGCTGCACGCCAAACAACGACAGATACCGGGCCACCGAACTCTTCGAAATACCCGTTTGCGCGGCAGCGCAGCGCACACTCCAGTGCGTTGCGCCAGCCGGCTTCTCATGCAGAACCTTCGCCAACAACTCGGCCACTGCTTCGTCGTCATGTGCGCGCGGTCGGCCCGGGCGGGCTTCATCATGCAGACCGGCAAGGCCATGCGCGACAAACCGTTTCTTCCAGTGCGTGATCGCCGGTGACGTCACTTCGCACCGCATTGCGATTTCCTGGTTCGTATGACCGTCAGCGGCCATCAAGACGATCTTTGCCCGACGGACCAGGGAATGAGGCAGCGAACGAGAGCGGCTCATCGATAACAATTGTTCTCGCTCCAGTTCCGACATCACAATCTCGATTCCTTTGCGCCCCATGATCACCTCCAGTCCACCATAACTCGATCATAAGGCAAGGATATGTTACATAAAGTTATTTTTGGGACAGCGCACTAGATACCGCTGATCGCGTTCGCCGCGACGTGGCTCCGCGCATTGCCCAGAGGCGCAAATCTGCGCTGGGTCAGTTCATGACGCCTGCGAGTGTGGCGCGCTTTATGGCGAGCCTGTTTCCCCCCAGTACCCTGCAGACCTGTCGCTTGCTGGACCCAGGTGCGGGTGTCGGTGCCCTCTCCTGCGCCTTCCTCGATCGCTGGCTTGCCGGTGGCTTCGGATTCAAGGCCGTCGAAGCGACGGCTTATGAAGTGGACGCGACGCTGCGCGCACACCTTAGCCAGCACCTGAGGAGTTACAGTCAGGTCAAGGCCGAAGTTTTCGCCGAGGATTACATCGAACGGGCAAGCGCCGAGGGTGGGCTCGATAAGGGCTACACCCACGCGATCCTCAATCCGCCCTACAAGAAGATCAGCAGCCATTCACCCCACCGGCTGGCGCTGCGCTCGGTCGGTATTGAGACGGTGAACCTGTATTCGGCCTTCGTCGCGCTGGCCGTGGCCCAGGCCGCCCCGGGCGGCCAGATTGTGGCGATTCTCCCGCGCAGCTTTTGCGACGGGCCGTACTACCGCCCGTTCCGTCACTTCATTTTTGCGCGGGCCGCCATCTGCCACATACACCTCTTCGGGGCGCGCAACAAGGCATTCAAGGACGATGAGGTGTTGCAAGAGAACGTTATCATCCGCCTTGAACGAGGCGGCCAGCAGGGGCCCGTGACGATCACCACGTCGAGCGACGACAGTTTCACCGACCTTGTCACGCACGAGCACCCGTTCGAGCGAATCGTGTTGCCGGATGACCCCGAGCAGTTTATCCATGTCCTCACCACAACCGGCAAAAGCGCCATCGAGCGAGCGTCAGCGGTGCGCTATTCGCTGGCTGATCTGGGCCTTAAGGTGTCGACCGGGCCCGTGGTGGACTTTCGCGTCAAAGCCCACTTGCGCGACATGCCCGAAGCAGGCACAGCGCCGCTGATCTACCCCGGACATCTAAGCGGCGCCGTCACGCGGTGGCCCGTGCCGGGCTTGAAAAAGCCGAACGCGATCGTGCGCTGCGCCGAGACGGAAAAGTGGCTGTATCCCAACGGCTTCTATTGTGTAGTGCGCCGGTTCTCATCGAAAGAAGAGAAGCGCCGCGTGGTGGCGAGCGTGGTAGATCCTGCGGCCTTTGGCAAGCATACCCGGCTGGGCTTCGAGAACCATGTGAATCTCATTCACGAGGACAAGCGCGGCTTGCCGGAGTTGCTCGCCCGAGGGCTCGCCGTGTTCCTGAATAGCACCGCCGTGGACGAGAGCTTTCGCCGCTTTAACGGCCACACACAAGTCAACGCCACTGATCTGAAGCTGATGGAGTACCCAAGCCGTGAGGCGCTGATCGGGCTGGGGACGTGGGCCAAGCAGCACCGCGAAGTCTCCCAAGAAGTGATCGATGCGGAACTCGCGAAATTGACAGCATGACCGACAAGGAAAATGACCACATCGAGGCCGCCCACCAGATCATCATTTCCCTGGGCTTACCCCGGGCGCAGCAAAACGAGCGCTCAGCCCTCGCGCTGCTGGCGCTGCTGAACCTCACGCCAGACAAGACGTGGGCTGATGCAGGAAACCCACTTGTCGGCATCACCCCCCTCATGGATTGGGCCCGCGAGCACTACGGCAAGGGGTACGCGCCGAACACGCGCGAGACCTTCCGCCGCCAGACCTTGCACCAGTTCTGCGACGCTGGCGTGGCGCGCTACAACCCGGATAAACCCGACCGTGCGGTCAACAGCCCCAAGGCCGTCTATCAAATTGAACCCGCCGCGCTCAAGCTGCTGCGCAGCTTTGGCAGCGAACGGTGGCACGCCAACCTCACCGCCTATCTGGCCGGGCGCGAAACGCTGGTGGCCAAGTACGCGAAGATGCGCACGCAGACCCGCATCCCTGTTGAGGTTGCTCCAGGCAAGGCAATCACGCTCAGTCCTGGCGAACATAGCGAACTGATCCGAGCCATCATTGAGGACTTCGCGCCTCGCTTTGCGCCCGGTAGCGTGCTGGTCTATGCCGGGGACACCGGTCATAAATGGGGCTACTTCGACGCGGCGCTGCTCGCCGAGCTGGGCGTGACTGTGGACGCGCACGGCAAGATGCCCGATGTGGTGTTGCACTTCACCGAGAACAATTGGCTGCTCCTGGTGGAGTCCGTCACCAGTCACGGCCCGGTCGATGGCAAGCGCCACGCCGAACTCGCCAGACTCTTCGCGGATTCCAAGGCCGGGCTGGTGTTTGTGACGGCCTTCCCGAATCGCGCCGTCATGGGCCGATATCTCGGCGACATCGCATGGGAGACGGAGGTATGGGTGGCCGATGCGCCATCGCACCTGATTCACTTCAACGGTGTGCGCTTTCTCGGCCCCTACGCAAGCCAATAGCGTCCGGGGGCCAAGCGGTTTCCAGAATTTCCGTTGTGCCCGCATCGTCCTGGGCGGCATCGAGACCATGCACATGAGTCGCAAGGGGCAGATGCTTGCCTCCCCTGCTGAGCAATTCTATGCGTTGGTCGCGTAAAAACCAATGCGCCCCTGGCTTCGCTTCGGCGTAACTTCGTTATCGCGACTGAACTCCTTGGCGATGCCTGCGAGCAAGGGCTTAATTGGCGTAAGCGAGTCCCGAGCACCGTCTCGACGGTCGGAGGATAAATTGCCAGAGTAGAGCCCACCACTTCAAGTAGCGGGGACTACTTTGACCACAGAGGCACCGAAGAGAATCGGCCGCAAAGGCGTGCCGAATCATCCCATCGAATTCCGTCGGCAACTGGCAACGCTCGCCTGTGAGCCTGGCGTGTCGGTCGCACGCTTAGCGATGGAACACGGCCTGAACGCGAACCTGGTCTTCAAATGGCGCCGTTCGTTGCGCGCTGGCGAATATGATTCGATGAGCCTGCTGCCGGTCAAAGTGGAAACGCCAGCGACCGAGATCGCACTACCGGCGCCGACGCCAGTGCCGAGACCCGCGCCGACCGGCACCATCGAAATCAGCGTTGGCCATGCCCGCGTACGCATTGACGGCGTGCCCGATGAGAGCACGTTGACGCTGGTGCTTCGACTGTTGCGCGGCGGATCTGCATGATCGGCCTGCCCAGTCGCACGCGAGTCTGGCTGGCAGCAGGCGTGACCGACATGCGCTGCGGTTTCAACATGTTGGCGGCCAAGGTCCAGACCATATTGGAGCGAGATCCGTTCAGCGGTCACGTGTTTGTGTTCCGGGGCCGGCGCGGCGACCTGGTCAAGGTGCTGTGGTGGAGCGGCGATGGTATGTGCCTGCTGATGAAGCGGCTTGAGCGCGGTCGTTTCGTCTGGCCGCGCGCTGATGGCGGCGTGGTCTGCCTGAGCCAAGCCCAGCTGTCGATGCTGCTCGAAGGCATCGATTGGCGGCAGCCGGTCCGCACCACTGAACCGAGTTCAGCGTTGTAAACCATCCAGCGCCCGCGTAAACTGCGGGCATGACCACGGCGAACACCTATCCGGACGATATCGACGCGCTCAAAGCTTTGTTGCGTGAGCGCGATGCACATATCGGCCATCTGGAAGACCTGGTCGAATCGCACGAAGCTGTGGTGGCGACAGGCAAGGCCGAGATCGAACACCTGAAGCTGCTGATCGCGAAGCTGCGCCGCATGGCGTTCGGACGCAGTTCCGAGAAACTGGATCGCCAGATCGAACAGCTCGAATTAAAACTGGAAGATCTCGAGGCCGATGAAGGCGCCACACCCATCGAACTGCCGAAGACGCCGCGCACAGCGGCAGAGCAGATCCAGCGCAAGCCACTGCCGGACCATTTGCCGCGAGAAGTGCTGACGCATCTGCCTGAGTCAGGCAAAACCTGCACGGCCTGCGGTGCCACCATGAAGTTGCTCGGCGAAGACTTCTCCGAGCAACTCGAATACATCCCCGCCAGCTTCCGCGTGGTTCGTCATGTGCGGCCAAAGCTGGCTTGCGCATGCTGTGATCATATCGCCCAGGCACCCGCGCCGAGCCGCCCGATTGAACGTGGCCTGGCCGGCCCCGGCCTGCTGGCGCATGTGTTGGTGGCGAAGTTCGCAGACCACCTGCCGCTATATCGTCAATCCGTGATCTATGCACGCGAAGGCGTGGAACTGGATCGCTCGCTGCTGGCGAAATGGGTGGGCCACGGTGCGAACCTGCTGCAACCGTTGGTCGAGGCACTGCGCCGACACGTGATGGCGGCCACGAAATTGCATGCCGACGATACCCCGGTGCCGGTGCTCGCTCCCGGCAACGGCAAGACGAAGACGGGACGGTTGTGGGTCTATGTGCGCGATGACCGGAACTCGGGCGACATCACGGCGCCCGTAGTCTGGTTCACCTACACCCCGGACCGCAAGGGCGAGCATCCGCAGCAGCACCTGACCAAGTTCAAAGGCACGCTTCAGGCCGATGCCTATGGCGGCTACCAGAAGATTTACGAGCGCGGCGATGTCGTCGAAGCTGCGTGCTGGGCGCATGCGCGGCGCAAGTTCTACGACCTGCATGCCGCACGGCCGAATGCCCTGAATACCGAGGCGCTGGAGCGCATCGGCGCGCTGTACCGCATTGAAGACGAGATCCGGGGCCAACCGCTCGATGCCCGGCAGGTCCGTCGGCAAACGCATGCCAGACCACGGCTCGACGAACTCTACGCATGGCTAACCACCATGTCGGGAACGCTCTCGCGCAAATCCGACACGAGCCAGGCGATCCGGTATGCCCTGAACCGGTGGACGGCGTTGACGCGCTATTGCGATGACGGACACCTTGAAATCGACAATCTGCCTGCCGAGCGGGCGCTACGCGGTGTGGCTGTCGGCCGTCGCAACTACCTGTTTGCAGGCGCGGACTCGGGCGGCGAACGGGCCGCGGCGATCTACAGCCTGATTGGCTCGGCCAAGCTCAACGGCATCGACCCCGAGGCGTATCTGCGTCATGTGCTCGGGCGCATCGCGGATCACCCGATCAACCGGATCGAAGAATTACTGCCCTGGATGGTGACCATTCCCGTACAGTGAAGGGATAATGCCATCGACATTCCAGATACCGGAGATCAGATGGCCAAGTCGTTCCAGCGTTATACCCTGCACGTGCAATTGCTGCATATCGAGCCGCCCATCTGGCGTCGCGTCACGGTCGAGGGCCCCGACACCCTGCGCAAACTACATCACATCCTGCAAGCCGCCTTCGGCTGGGAAGACACCCATCTCCACGACTTCCTGATCGACGGCAAGACGTATGCCCAGCTCGATATAGACGCAGGACTGGAGTTCATGGACCTGACCAAGACGTTTGATGACCGGAAAGCCAAACTGAATAGAGTGCTCCGGCCTGACTCGCACATCATTTACCAATATGACTTCGGTGACGGTTGGTATCACCAGATCGTCGTCGAAGACATTGAAACGATTGAAGGCGAATCATGGGGCGAGTCCAGGGTTCTCGATGGCGCGCGTGCCTGCCCGCCCGAAGATGTCGGTGGTCCGCCCGGATATGAAGTGTTCCTGAGTACCTTGCGCGATAACCCGGACAGCGAGGAAGCCACACACTACCGCCAGTGGGTTGGTCCAGGGTTCGATTCAGAGCGACTCGATATACGTGCTGCCAATGCAGCATTGATGCGACTGGCGGCCAATCGATGGGGGAATCGATAGCCCGTCAAGACGGCTTGGGGGACACGCTTACTAATTGGCGGTGTGGCTGCGCGCTTCATCGACTGGGTGTCTAGCGTCAATTAGATTTGCCGGTGACGACACCTAGAATTGCCGCCCTATGCCGGCTCCGCAGCGTTGTCGGAGCCCGCTTGTTTTGTGGCAGCGACGTTAGCCCGGTAGCTCTCCACGTCCACGAGATCGAGCACGACGCGGTGGTGCACGACACGATCAATTGCCACCATGGTCGTCATCGGATCCTTAAAAATGCGCTCCCACTCCGAGAACACCAGGTTGGTGGTGATCACCACGCTGCGTCGCTCGTAGCGCTCGGCCAGTAGCGTGAACAGCACTTCCATTCCGTCGCGGTCGTGCTGGACGTAGCCGATGTCATCGAGAATGAGACACTCGAAGCGATCGAGCTTGGCCAGTTCCTGCGGCAGGCGCAGATCCCGTTTGGCGGCCAACAGGCGCTGCACGAGGGCTGCGGTCGGAGAGAACAGTACCGGGCAACCAAGTTCGACCAGGGTGTGTCCTAAGAGGCCAGTTCAAAAATCGTGAGAGGGGCTGTTAACTTTCGAGGCGACCTGTCAAGCTCAGGTATCCAGCCAACGGGGACTGAGGGAATGCAAGCGCCGATCATTGACGACGATTTGTGGCAACTGATCGAATCGTTACTGCCAGAGGTGAAGCCTCGCGCGAAAAGCGATCCTGGTCGCCCGCGCGTGCCCGATCGAGCAGCACTCGATGGCATCTTGTTCGTGCTCAAGACCGGCATTCGCTGGAACCATTTGCCGACCCGCCTGGGCTTCGGTTCAGGAGCCACTTGCTGGCGACGATTGAACGCCTGGCAGAAGGCCGGCGTATGGGAGCAGCTACACGAGTTACTGCTGGACAAACTGCGCGCAGCTGGCCAAATCGATCTCTCACATGCCGCCGTCGATTCGTCGTCGGTGCGTGCTGTTGGGGCGGGCGAAAAACTGGCCCGAACCCCACGGATAGGGCGCGACCCGGTTCCAAGCACCACCTCCTCGTAGACGCCAACGGTATCCCAATCGTCGCGATCCTCACCGGCGCGAACGCCGCCGACGTCACACAGCTGCTGCGCCTCGTTGACGAGATTGCACCGATTCGCGGTGTTCGCGGCCGCCCGCTTCAGAAGCCCGGTATCGTCCATGCCGATCGCGGCTACGATTCCACCCGGCACCGGCGCGCACTGCGCGAGCGAGGCATCAAACCTATGATCGCCAAGCGTCGGGCCGAACACGGCAGCGGGCTGGGCAAATATCGTTGGCTCGTTGAGCGCACCCACTCCTGGCTCCATCGTTTCCGGCGGCTTCGCATCCGCTTCGATGGGCGCGCCGATATTCACGAAGCATTCCTCAAACTCGGCTGTTCTCTCGTCTGCTGGAACATCCTCAGAAACACTCAACTGACTTTTTGAACTGGCCTCTAAGGGTCCGTGCGGGGGGCATCGCAACGCCCTTACGAAAAAATCTGTCGAACCCGGGAAATGAGGGAGGTAAAGAGGTTCGTGGGGGCGGCAATTGGCCTGACGTGTGGCACCACCGGCGCCGGCAGGCGCTCGGGGCCGGCTTGTCGGGCGCCAGCCCCTGCGCCCACAGAACCTGCGTCTACACGGGGTTCCGCCTTCGCTTCCGCGTCCGTCAGCAGATCATATGCGGATTGTCCGCGCAGCAGATCCCCCGGTCGCAGCGGGCGGCCCAGCACGATGTGGTTGGTGCCGAACTTGATCATGTTTTCGGCCGCCTCCACGGTCATGAGATCCCAGCTCGGTGGGTCCTCGTTGTTTTTGCGGATCAGGCACCACTCCACGTCCTGCTTCACGTCGAAGGTGACCAATGTCACGGGGCACGAGGACAGATTGAAGTAAATCCTGTGCTTACCAATTTTGAAGCCGGTCTCAGCAGACAAGTCGGACTCGTGCTCTGCGATTACATTGATGATAAGCCGATTCAGCGTTTCATCGGGCTTCTGGGCGTTAAAGGCGTCTCTGACGACCGGGTCCGCGCTCCGGACCGGCTTATAAGCCTCCGCCTGCGCCCGCCCCATCAACACCATGACGCGTTCACCCTCATCGGGCAGCCCGGCCCTCCTAAAGTATTCTGCGGCTTCCTCGTAGTGGTAGGCGGCACGCTCGTGATCGCCTGCCTCACTAGCGCGCCCGCCGTCGGACGCCTGCCGCGCCGCAGCCGTCTGATAGGCGACGGTGATCCTCTCAAGAACGGCGGTAGCCTGCACGTGCAGACCCGCCTTCTTCAAGGCATCCGCAGCGTCCTTGTACGCGATTTCGGCAATCTCCGGACTGCGAGAATGCTCGGCTCTGCGCACGTAGAGGTTTGCGGCCGTCAGATAGGCCGCGTTGGCCTGCTCGCGGGCGGCGTCGGCCTGCGCGTCCAAACCAAGCGCCGTATAGAGGTCCGCGGCCGCCGCATAGGCGTCTGCAATCCACCCATACTTGGTGGCGGACGGATCGGGGGCCGCCCTCTCCCTCTTCAGAACAGCGTCTGCATACGTTACCCACGCGTCTGCGGCCTGCCCGGGCTGATTTTCCGCCGCACATGCTTTTGCCACGGACCTTAAGGCGTTTGCGGCCAAGTCGGGCTCTTGCGCCAGCGCATAGACGCGT from the Pandoraea faecigallinarum genome contains:
- a CDS encoding IS5 family transposase (programmed frameshift), which gives rise to MQAPIIDDDLWQLIESLLPEVKPRAKSDPGRPRVPDRAALDGILFVLKTGIRWNHLPTRLGFGSGATCWRRLNAWQKAGVWEQLHELLLDKLRAAGQIDLSHAAVDSSSVRAVGAGGKTGPNPTDRARPGSKHHLLVDANGIPIVAILTGANAADVTQLLRLVDEIAPIRGVRGRPLQKPGIVHADRGYDSTRHRRALRERGIKPMIAKRRAEHGSGLGKYRWLVERTHSWLHRFRRLRIRFDGRADIHEAFLKLGCSLVCWNILRNTQLTF